The Flectobacillus major DSM 103 genome has a window encoding:
- a CDS encoding amidohydrolase gives MKKTLLILSLLCAETTVFAQSNKQADKIFINGKIITVDAKNTIAQAVAVQNGKILAVGNNKQIEKLKGKNTQIVDLGGKTVTPGFIDGHSHFMSFGRANLANLNPPPVGNIRKIADIVAELQKFKAQKGFKDGDWISGFGYDVDQLEEKRHPRKEDFDAAFPNNPVVITHVSGHMSVANSAALKVAGVTANTPDPEGGIIERKDNSNEPTGLFQERAQGLVRVNLSGASKGTLDERLAQLKEQQAYYASFGVTTAQDGSSSFESLELLREASKRGELFIDIESLPAYPIVDKVLNNPDYEYGVLKNHFKINGFKFFSDGSPQGKTAFFGKAYLTKVPGCNDAICRGFPVVTQTEFNEAIIKAFKNNIQPYVHCNGDAAIDMYITAVENANKLLEASSLNRRPVVIHSQFVRPDQLDKYKELGFLPSLFSNHAFFWGDVHETNLGYERAKFLSPLKSSIKKGIIATNHTDFGVTPINQLFLLWTSVERKSRSGKVIGPEERLTPLEGLKAITINGAYEYFEEKTKGSIENGKLADLVILSDDILTIEPSKIKEVEVLETIKEGKTVYKKL, from the coding sequence ATGAAAAAAACACTTTTGATATTATCATTACTTTGTGCAGAAACAACTGTTTTTGCACAAAGTAATAAGCAAGCCGATAAGATTTTTATCAATGGAAAAATCATTACGGTCGATGCCAAAAATACCATTGCTCAGGCTGTAGCCGTACAAAATGGCAAAATTTTGGCGGTTGGCAATAACAAACAAATCGAAAAGCTCAAAGGCAAAAATACCCAAATAGTAGATTTGGGAGGAAAAACGGTAACACCTGGGTTTATAGATGGGCATAGCCATTTTATGAGCTTCGGAAGAGCCAATTTGGCCAACCTCAACCCACCTCCAGTCGGAAATATTCGTAAAATAGCTGATATAGTAGCAGAATTACAAAAATTTAAAGCTCAGAAAGGATTCAAAGATGGCGATTGGATTAGCGGTTTTGGCTACGATGTCGACCAGTTGGAGGAAAAACGCCACCCTCGCAAAGAGGATTTCGACGCAGCTTTTCCCAATAACCCTGTAGTAATTACCCACGTGTCTGGACACATGTCGGTAGCTAATTCTGCTGCTTTAAAAGTAGCAGGTGTAACCGCCAATACGCCAGACCCCGAAGGAGGTATTATTGAACGCAAGGACAATTCAAATGAGCCTACGGGTTTATTCCAAGAAAGAGCCCAAGGGTTGGTACGGGTTAATCTGAGCGGAGCAAGCAAAGGAACATTGGACGAACGTTTGGCACAACTGAAAGAGCAACAGGCGTATTATGCCAGCTTTGGCGTAACTACAGCTCAGGATGGTAGTAGTAGCTTTGAGTCGTTGGAGCTACTTCGAGAAGCCTCAAAACGTGGTGAATTATTCATCGATATTGAATCATTACCAGCATATCCTATTGTAGATAAAGTATTAAACAACCCTGATTATGAGTATGGTGTATTAAAAAACCATTTTAAAATCAATGGTTTTAAGTTCTTTTCTGATGGATCGCCACAAGGTAAAACTGCATTTTTTGGCAAAGCGTATCTAACTAAAGTGCCGGGCTGTAACGATGCCATCTGTCGAGGGTTTCCTGTGGTTACACAAACCGAATTCAATGAGGCTATTATTAAAGCTTTCAAAAACAATATCCAACCCTATGTACACTGTAATGGCGATGCTGCTATTGACATGTATATCACAGCCGTTGAAAATGCCAATAAACTACTGGAAGCCAGTAGTTTAAATCGTCGCCCTGTGGTAATTCACTCACAGTTTGTTCGCCCAGACCAACTGGATAAATACAAAGAATTAGGTTTTTTACCATCATTATTTAGTAATCACGCTTTCTTTTGGGGCGATGTTCACGAAACAAACTTGGGTTACGAGCGTGCCAAGTTTTTAAGTCCTTTAAAATCTTCAATCAAAAAAGGGATTATCGCTACCAACCATACCGACTTTGGGGTAACACCAATCAATCAATTGTTTTTATTGTGGACATCGGTAGAACGCAAATCTCGTTCGGGCAAAGTGATTGGCCCCGAAGAACGCCTAACACCTTTGGAAGGACTTAAAGCTATTACTATCAACGGTGCTTATGAGTACTTTGAAGAAAAAACAAAGGGTTCTATCGAAAATGGTAAACTGGCTGATTTGGTAATACTCTCCGACGATATTCTCACGATTGAACCTTCAAAAATCAAAGAAGTAGAAGTATTAGAGACTATCAAAGAAGGAAAAACAGTGTATAAAAAGCTCTAA
- a CDS encoding RagB/SusD family nutrient uptake outer membrane protein: MENIFNHKNSFRRSLLVSVSLLGLLSSCRDNILDTVPITSISTEAAYSTPAKILAQVNGLYSQFGSQAYFGGRHIIFNEQRGDEFSQNDGNNSTGANVWNQSITSSGDFVNAVWGAAYTTINSANILIDNLSTSTVLSDELRKNYIAEAKFLRAFAYFSLVQTYAKPYQQNSAAPALPLRLKPETSGGNNDFAFSTVAEVYTQILKDLNEAEIDLPVTYASSLLVASRAHKATAIALKTRVNLVKGDYAAVVTEAKKIVSDTAPFQYVSGTLTHKLEANIATVFGGSYVGNELLLTIPYINATEAPGLQSALAANYLTPVVYLNPSGIVADPALDAATSNDARKGLITTNTTGQKLLRKFPKNSAPFSDYVPIIRYAEVLLNYAEAAAQNNDLTTATALLKAVRNRSDANYVFSQGLASKAELVETILNERRIELLGEGLRTPDLLRRVQKLPSKIGNAGVAPEVLPTASNYVWAIPSNELAYNKLAPK; the protein is encoded by the coding sequence ATGGAAAATATCTTTAATCATAAAAATAGCTTTCGCCGTTCATTGCTTGTTTCGGTAAGCCTTCTTGGTTTGCTTTCAAGCTGTCGAGATAATATTCTGGACACAGTGCCTATCACAAGTATTTCGACAGAAGCGGCCTATAGTACGCCTGCCAAAATACTGGCACAAGTCAACGGACTTTATTCTCAATTTGGTAGTCAAGCCTATTTTGGCGGTCGTCATATTATTTTTAATGAACAACGTGGCGACGAATTTAGCCAAAACGATGGTAATAACTCTACAGGTGCAAACGTCTGGAATCAGTCGATTACTTCATCGGGCGATTTTGTCAATGCCGTTTGGGGAGCAGCTTATACCACCATCAACTCGGCCAATATTCTCATTGACAATTTGAGTACATCTACAGTTTTATCCGATGAATTACGCAAAAATTATATTGCCGAAGCTAAGTTTTTAAGAGCCTTTGCTTATTTCAGTTTGGTACAAACGTATGCAAAACCTTATCAACAAAATAGTGCTGCACCAGCGTTGCCATTGAGGCTAAAACCTGAAACATCGGGCGGAAACAATGACTTTGCTTTCAGCACAGTAGCCGAGGTTTATACCCAGATTTTGAAAGATTTGAACGAAGCAGAAATAGATTTACCTGTCACTTACGCAAGTTCCTTATTGGTAGCTTCAAGAGCTCATAAGGCAACCGCTATTGCCCTCAAAACAAGAGTGAATTTGGTAAAAGGCGACTATGCTGCCGTTGTCACTGAAGCCAAAAAAATAGTTTCTGATACGGCTCCATTTCAGTATGTATCAGGTACATTGACACATAAATTAGAGGCCAATATTGCTACTGTTTTTGGTGGGTCTTATGTCGGAAATGAACTTTTGCTTACTATTCCTTATATCAATGCCACCGAAGCTCCGGGCCTGCAAAGTGCCTTGGCTGCTAATTATTTAACGCCTGTTGTTTACCTTAATCCATCAGGAATTGTTGCCGACCCAGCTTTGGATGCGGCTACTTCAAACGATGCACGCAAAGGCTTAATTACTACCAATACCACAGGGCAGAAATTACTGAGAAAGTTCCCTAAAAATTCTGCTCCATTTAGCGACTATGTACCTATTATTCGCTACGCAGAAGTGTTGTTGAACTATGCAGAAGCGGCTGCTCAAAACAATGACTTGACTACTGCTACAGCCTTATTAAAGGCCGTTCGCAATCGCTCAGATGCTAATTATGTATTCTCGCAAGGGCTTGCATCAAAAGCTGAATTGGTAGAAACCATTCTCAATGAACGTAGAATAGAATTATTGGGCGAAGGTTTAAGAACCCCAGATTTATTGAGAAGAGTACAAAAGCTTCCTTCCAAAATAGGTAATGCAGGTGTTGCACCAGAGGTTTTACCAACAGCCAGCAACTATGTTTGGGCAATACCAAGTAATGAATTGGCTTATAATAAACTTGCTCCAAAATAA
- a CDS encoding LLM class flavin-dependent oxidoreductase encodes MTIKRIKTADIRTTQRVAEISWFNDIIGGDTEYLGILDNTRRSNFEHCRDITLEAEKLGFSNILYPTAYTVGQDVWTITSALAPLTEKITFLAAVRTGEVHPPMLARAIASLDHALKGRLILNIINSDLPGTRENPDFRYQRCTEVIEILKQGWTQDRIQHRGEIYQFDMPSDPVKPYQNGGPLLYFGGTSDGSREVCAKHCDVFLMWPESEEAMYATMQDMTARAAKYGRKIDFGLRIHVVARETQAEARAYAKKLISKFDEKRAAEIRARGEDSRSLGVIRQDEFRKTSDDEGYAEEILWTTIGKVFSGCGSGLVGSADQIVAKLNRYMDMGFRAFVFSGFPLIEEANYFAKLVLPHLPNVSMPRLNNRIPEETPVTPLTTAELV; translated from the coding sequence ATGACTATTAAACGCATCAAAACAGCCGACATCCGAACCACCCAGCGTGTCGCTGAAATATCATGGTTCAATGATATTATTGGTGGTGATACCGAATATTTAGGTATTTTAGATAATACTCGTAGAAGTAATTTTGAGCATTGTCGTGACATTACCCTCGAAGCCGAAAAGCTCGGCTTTAGCAACATTTTATACCCAACGGCCTATACCGTTGGGCAAGATGTTTGGACAATCACTTCGGCACTTGCCCCTTTAACAGAGAAAATAACGTTTTTGGCGGCAGTCAGAACAGGCGAGGTGCATCCACCAATGTTGGCAAGAGCGATTGCTTCGCTCGACCACGCTTTAAAAGGTCGATTGATTCTTAATATTATCAATTCCGACTTGCCGGGTACTCGTGAAAACCCAGATTTTCGTTATCAGCGATGTACCGAAGTGATTGAAATTTTGAAACAAGGCTGGACACAAGACCGAATCCAACATAGAGGCGAAATTTATCAATTCGATATGCCTTCCGACCCCGTAAAACCCTACCAAAACGGTGGCCCGCTTTTATATTTTGGCGGAACGTCCGACGGTTCACGAGAGGTTTGTGCCAAACATTGCGATGTGTTTTTGATGTGGCCAGAATCGGAAGAAGCCATGTACGCAACCATGCAAGACATGACCGCCAGAGCAGCAAAATATGGAAGAAAAATTGATTTTGGACTAAGAATACACGTAGTAGCCAGAGAAACGCAAGCAGAAGCAAGGGCTTATGCCAAAAAACTTATTTCAAAATTTGATGAAAAACGAGCAGCCGAAATCAGAGCAAGAGGCGAAGATTCACGCTCTTTGGGTGTGATTCGTCAAGATGAATTTAGAAAAACCTCGGATGATGAAGGCTATGCAGAAGAAATTCTCTGGACTACCATCGGCAAAGTATTTTCTGGTTGTGGAAGTGGATTGGTTGGTAGTGCCGACCAAATCGTAGCCAAGCTTAATCGCTATATGGATATGGGTTTTCGAGCTTTTGTCTTTTCGGGTTTTCCCTTGATTGAAGAAGCGAACTATTTTGCCAAATTGGTATTACCGCATTTACCCAATGTTTCGATGCCAAGATTGAATAATCGAATTCCTGAAGAAACACCTGTAACACCCCTAACAACAGCCGAATTGGTGTAA